GTGTTTTTTTTTCATGTCGACAGATAGGCTTGAATGGCGATGCATGACGCCCTTTGGCCTTCCCGTCGAGCCTGATGTGTAGGCGATGTAGGCGAGTCCGTTTGCTGTTGCATAGACAGGTAGCGTCATGCCTGTGGGGCAAGAGGCGATCATCTCCACGTCCACTAATTTGCAATCGCAACTCAATAAATCTGTTGCGGTCGAGCGGTGCTGAGAATCCGTGATCAGGAGACGCGGCGCGATTTCACTTAGAATTTTCGTGATGCGATTTACTGAATCTGCCGGATCGACCAAGACTACTGTCTTTCCGGTTTGGAAAACGGCCATCATGGCAGCGATAGCAGGCGGGCCTTGCTCTAAAAATATTACGATCGGGTCGGCGAAGTCCTCATCAGGGCCCTCCTCTGAAGAGGAGGGCGAAAGTGGTTCTGGGAGTTCTGCGAGGATCGCATTGCCGATACTGTTGATGCGATCAGTTAGTTCCGCGTACGTCCAGCACACGTCAGCAGTTTCTATGGCAATATGGTTAGCGAATTTGCTTGCCGTATCAACAAACTGATGTGCGACAGTTTGGTAAGTCGGATCGTAATCGACATAGCTTGGGGGCGAAGGGATTTGGCAAAGCCCGCCGTATTGAGTCGTTTCGAAAGTGACGTTGATGAACATGTTTGTTTGTGCCGCGTGAACTGGGGACAAGTCTGTAATTGTCAATAACGGACCTGCCAGCGGGTGTAAAATTCGATGTCACCTACACCATGTTCCGGGGGGCCGGTTCCAGATGACTTCCAGCCACAAAACGGTGCACTTGCACTCGCCCCCGCTGTGGGAGCGTTAACCTTTAAAATGCCGGCGTTCGCATTCTCGAGGAAATCCTCTTTGATCGATTCTGAATTCGTGAACAGCGCTGCCACAAGGCCTTGCTCCACACCGTTGCACAGTTGCAAAGCTTCTTGCCAGGAACTGGCAGTTTGGATCACTACAACAGGACCGAATGTTTCGCGTTGCCAAATTTCATTCATCGGGTCTGAGTTAATCACAAGAGTTGGTGGAGAATAATAACCGGCTTGATGAGTATCCTGGATGAACTCAGGGCTTGAAAAGGGGCTGTAGACCTTCCCACCTCCAATTCGTGCCCGTTCAATTACTTCCCGCAGCCGTTGGACGGATTCTGCTGAGACAACCGGGCCGATATCTGTTGATTCGTTCCAGGGGTCTCCCCATCTTAAGTCACTGAAATGTGATTTGAGTAGGGACCAAAAACTGTCGAAACATCGCTGGTCGACAATGACTCGCCGCGTCGCTGTGCAGCGTTGTCCCGCGTTACCGAATCCACCTGCAATAATCTGTTTTGTCGCATCATGTAAATCTGCGTCTGACCAGACAATCGCCGCGTTATTGCCCCCTAGCTCCATTTGCAAAGGGATTTGCCTTGTTAATCCAATCACTTGGGCTGCGATCCCGGTTTGCGATGATCCGGTGAGTGTCAACGCATCGATGTCAGGATTGCGAATGAGATATTCGGCCGTTGAGTGATCCCCAAACACGGCGTTAATGACGTGGTTAGGAAAACCACAATCCTGGATCTGTTGCATCAGTTGAACTGCAACCGGCGCACCTTGAATCGCTGGTTTCCAAACGACGGTATTTCCATAGAGAATTGCTGGTGTGATTTTTCCGACGGCGATCGCCAAGGGATTGTTCCATGGTGTAATGGCCGCTACCACCCCGTGTGGGCGCCGAATCGCATTCCAGTTTGCTGCCGTTGCTGACTGCGAGATTACCGATTGGCCGTGTTGCTTCGATGAAGCCACTGCGGATTCTATCAGTCTCAGGGCAAACTGTACTTCCTGTTTAGCATCTCGAATAGGCTTTCCAATCGTTTCGGTGATTCGTTCGCTAAAGTCCTTGTTTTGCTCCTCGATTTTTTGGTGAATTCGCATCGCTAATTCTTGTCGTTCAGCGACCGGGGTCGCTTGCCAGGCACGAGTCGATTTGCGACTTGCTGCGACAACTCGGGAGATCGTGGTTCGATCGGCATGAGTTACAACTGATGCTGTTTTGCCATCATGTGGCGATCGGACCACCGTTTGTCGATCGCTCTCTCCGTATTCTGGCGAGCCGTTAATGAAGATGGTGGGGATTTTGATCGGTTCCGCTTCGTTTTGGGGCGACGTCGTGTTCGAGAATGTTGGAGCACCGCAAGGAATTTGAGAAATAGGACGAAAAACAATTCCGCGTTCGCTCAGGTATTGTCGAGTAATCGCCGCGTGAATTGGATCGATGTCGCCGGTGGCATCCTCTGCAATTGTTACAGAGTATCCGTGTTGATATGCGTCGATTGCTGTTGTGCGAATGCAGGCTCGTGTGTAGAGCCCTGCGAGCACCAATGAGTCCGCTTCAATCGCTTCGAGTTGTGTTAAAAGACGACTGTTCGTGAATCCGCTGTAGAATTGTTTGTGGATTATTTGTTCGTGGTCCGCGGGTGCCAGAGCGAAAGGAGTTTGATGCCCTGGGGTTCCAGCAACGCAGCGTTGAATGCCTGCCCTTTGCCAATGTGGCATCGATTCTTTTGCCTCGTTTATCGTCGTCCAAAGATGAAAGACGGATAGACCCGCATGCCGGAATCGATGTAGCAAAGCGGATGCTCGAGCGCAAATCTCAGCTGGATGAGGAGTTAGGCCTGCCGCTTGCAGGTAATCTTGCTGGAGGTCGATAAGAAGCAAAGCTGTTGACATGGAACGCTTCGTTAGGTGTCGCCTGTTTGGATTGACTTTACGATCAATTCAGTCATTTCCTGAGTTCCAACTAGCTGGCAGTTTTGTTCCATGGTGTCAAAAGTGCGAAACCCATTTTTCCAAACCTCCGATATTGCAGTATCAATCATCTTAGCCTCTGTCGTTAAACCAAATTGCTCATGCAACATCATTGCGAGCGAATAGATTTGACCCACCGGATTGGCGCGATTGGTTCCAGCTAGATCATGGGCAGCTCCGTGATTCGTTTGGTACACACCCGCACCGGTCGTGGAAAAACTGGCGCCAAAACATAGACCTCGCGATCCGAGCAGTAGCCCGCCTACATCGGCGATGATGTCCCCGCAGAGGTTGGGCGTTACTATGACGTCGAATGAGGTTGGCGATTGGACCACTTGATAAACTGCAAAATCAATATCGAGAAATTCCAATGCGACTCCAAATTCCTTGGCAATTGGTTTCGCACATTGAACCCACAGATTGCTAATCGTTGGGACGCCGTTCGACTTTATCACGATCGATAGCTTCTGTCGGCGGTTTTGAGCGATGGCAGCGCTGACTCGTACAATTTTTTGGATCTGTGACTCGTTGTATGAGAATGTCTGAGTGGCTTGGAGTCCATGCGGTGAAGTGGACTCAGTCCAGGTTCCCTGGTAGATGCCTGCGGAATTGTCGCGAACGACGATGATGTCAACATCTTTGACGACTGCAGATTTGAGGACACCGCAATTAGCTAAAATCGGATTCGGTGTAAGCGGGTTGATTTTGCAAAATAAATCAAATTCTCGCCGCATG
The Pirellulaceae bacterium genome window above contains:
- a CDS encoding aldehyde dehydrogenase family protein; protein product: MSTALLLIDLQQDYLQAAGLTPHPAEICARASALLHRFRHAGLSVFHLWTTINEAKESMPHWQRAGIQRCVAGTPGHQTPFALAPADHEQIIHKQFYSGFTNSRLLTQLEAIEADSLVLAGLYTRACIRTTAIDAYQHGYSVTIAEDATGDIDPIHAAITRQYLSERGIVFRPISQIPCGAPTFSNTTSPQNEAEPIKIPTIFINGSPEYGESDRQTVVRSPHDGKTASVVTHADRTTISRVVAASRKSTRAWQATPVAERQELAMRIHQKIEEQNKDFSERITETIGKPIRDAKQEVQFALRLIESAVASSKQHGQSVISQSATAANWNAIRRPHGVVAAITPWNNPLAIAVGKITPAILYGNTVVWKPAIQGAPVAVQLMQQIQDCGFPNHVINAVFGDHSTAEYLIRNPDIDALTLTGSSQTGIAAQVIGLTRQIPLQMELGGNNAAIVWSDADLHDATKQIIAGGFGNAGQRCTATRRVIVDQRCFDSFWSLLKSHFSDLRWGDPWNESTDIGPVVSAESVQRLREVIERARIGGGKVYSPFSSPEFIQDTHQAGYYSPPTLVINSDPMNEIWQRETFGPVVVIQTASSWQEALQLCNGVEQGLVAALFTNSESIKEDFLENANAGILKVNAPTAGASASAPFCGWKSSGTGPPEHGVGDIEFYTRWQVRY
- a CDS encoding isocitrate/isopropylmalate family dehydrogenase — encoded protein: MLKRHIKANSLESNNQLTHSLPSSAHRWSQLITDPKRQFDKPNSKYQFGVFPGEGIGPEIIDASLQVLRRVGELRSINFEPVIGGPIGLPAVAKSGQCLPDDAIEFCKTMFATRSPILAGAGGSRFVYDMRREFDLFCKINPLTPNPILANCGVLKSAVVKDVDIIVVRDNSAGIYQGTWTESTSPHGLQATQTFSYNESQIQKIVRVSAAIAQNRRQKLSIVIKSNGVPTISNLWVQCAKPIAKEFGVALEFLDIDFAVYQVVQSPTSFDVIVTPNLCGDIIADVGGLLLGSRGLCFGASFSTTGAGVYQTNHGAAHDLAGTNRANPVGQIYSLAMMLHEQFGLTTEAKMIDTAISEVWKNGFRTFDTMEQNCQLVGTQEMTELIVKSIQTGDT